A stretch of Buteo buteo chromosome 9, bButBut1.hap1.1, whole genome shotgun sequence DNA encodes these proteins:
- the EIF1 gene encoding eukaryotic translation initiation factor 1 — translation MSAIQNLQPFDPFADASKGDDLLPAGTEDYIHIRIQQRNGRKTLTTVQGIADDYDKKKLVKAFKKKFACNGTVIEHPEYGEVIQLQGDQRKNICQFLVEIGLAKDDQLKVHGF, via the exons ATGTCCGCTATCCAGAACCTCCAACCCTTCG ACCCCTTTGCTGATGCAAGTAAGGGTGATGACCTGCTCCCTGCCGGCACTGAGGACTACATCCATATAAGGATCCAGCAGCGGAACGGCAGGAAGACCCTCACCACAGTCCAGGGCATCGCGGATGATTACGATAAAAAGAAACTGGTGAAGGCCTTCAAAAAG AAATTTGCCTGCAATGGTACTGTAATTGAACACCCCGAATATGGAGAAGTGATTCAGTTGCAAGGCGACCAGCGCAAGAACATATGCCAGTTCCTCGTAGAG ATTGGACTGGCTAAAGACGACCAGCTGAAAGTCCATGGGTTTTAA
- the LOC142035106 gene encoding gastrin/cholecystokinin-like peptide gives MKVKVCIGLVLAIMATACLCRPAAEAPGAAGDPRQLPTSLVRRDWPDSLSQEQKHFISQLLPVFTELRDRKGYVHGDEGMAALHDHYYPDWMDFGRRSAEESVDAV, from the exons ATGAAGGTGAAGGTGTGCATCGGCCTCGTCCTCGCCATCATGGCGACCGCCTGCCTGTGCCGGCCCGCGGCAGAGGCACCGGGCGCTGCGGGGGACCCCCGCCAGCTCCCCACCAGCCTGGTCCGGCGGGACTGGCCCGACTCCCTGTCCCAGGAGCAGAAGCACTTCatctcccagctcctgcccgtCTTCACAG agctgagagACCGCAAGGGCTACGTGCACGGGGACGAGGGGATGGCGGCCCTGCACGACCACTACTACCCCGACTGGATGGACTTCGGCCGTCGCAGCGCTGAGGAGTCGGTCGATGCCGTGTAG